A region of Sphingomonas crusticola DNA encodes the following proteins:
- a CDS encoding sugar porter family MFS transporter, translating into MAVVTEAAGSDGPMNEPSLLHPGLLACIATAALAGLLFGFDTAVISGTTESLRAQYALSDVWLGVTVSSALWGTLVGALGAGIPGDRFGSRNTLRILALFYIAGGLGCGLAWNWESLVFFRMIAGLAVGGSSVLAPVYIAEVSPPAKRGRLVASFQFMVIFGILAAYLSNAIIASLALGAEDWRWKFGVSALPALLFLLLLLRIPNSPRWLVARGRIEEAVRALGRVGIGEADARRETETIGASLAVRTDRSRLSWGRHRKPILLAVMVAGFNQLSGINALLYYLNDIFAHAGGSLSPDVQAIIIGVVNAIFTAVGMALIDRIGRRTLLLIGSLGMASCLVAAGLAMGAMLPGWVVLPALIGFIAFFAPSTGAVIWVYISEVFPTSVRGRGSAVGASTHWGLDAVIAATFPAIAAISVSLPFFFFAAMMLVQFIVVLSYFPETKGVPLEEMERRLGVALE; encoded by the coding sequence ATGGCGGTTGTGACGGAAGCAGCCGGAAGCGACGGGCCGATGAACGAACCTTCCCTGCTTCATCCTGGCCTGCTTGCCTGCATCGCCACTGCTGCCCTCGCCGGCCTCCTGTTCGGCTTCGACACCGCGGTTATATCGGGCACCACTGAATCGCTGCGCGCGCAATATGCGCTCAGCGACGTCTGGCTCGGTGTGACGGTGTCGTCGGCCTTGTGGGGCACCTTGGTGGGCGCGCTTGGAGCGGGTATTCCTGGCGACCGCTTCGGCAGCCGCAACACGCTGCGTATCCTTGCGCTCTTCTACATCGCCGGCGGGCTCGGCTGCGGACTGGCCTGGAACTGGGAGTCGCTGGTCTTCTTCCGGATGATCGCGGGATTGGCGGTCGGTGGTTCGTCGGTACTGGCGCCGGTTTACATCGCCGAGGTCTCTCCTCCGGCGAAGCGTGGTAGGCTGGTCGCATCCTTCCAGTTCATGGTGATCTTCGGCATCCTTGCCGCCTACCTTTCCAATGCAATCATCGCCTCGCTCGCGCTTGGCGCTGAGGATTGGCGGTGGAAGTTCGGTGTATCGGCGCTTCCCGCACTCCTGTTCCTGCTCCTGCTGCTGCGCATCCCCAACAGTCCGCGCTGGCTGGTTGCACGTGGGAGGATCGAGGAGGCGGTGCGGGCGCTGGGCCGGGTTGGCATCGGCGAAGCCGATGCGCGGCGGGAAACCGAGACGATCGGCGCTTCGCTGGCGGTGCGCACCGATCGCAGCCGGCTGTCCTGGGGGCGGCATCGCAAACCCATCCTGCTCGCCGTCATGGTTGCCGGCTTCAACCAGCTCTCCGGCATCAACGCGCTTCTCTATTATCTCAATGATATTTTCGCGCATGCTGGCGGCAGCCTCTCGCCCGATGTGCAGGCGATTATCATCGGCGTGGTCAACGCGATCTTCACCGCGGTGGGCATGGCCTTGATCGATCGTATCGGTCGCCGCACGCTGTTGCTGATCGGCTCGCTCGGAATGGCATCATGCCTGGTGGCGGCGGGGCTCGCGATGGGCGCCATGCTGCCCGGCTGGGTGGTGCTGCCAGCGCTCATCGGCTTCATCGCCTTCTTCGCGCCCAGCACCGGCGCCGTCATCTGGGTCTATATCTCGGAAGTGTTCCCCACTTCGGTACGCGGCCGCGGCAGCGCGGTCGGCGCCTCGACTCATTGGGGACTGGACGCCGTGATCGCCGCCACCTTCCCGGCCATTGCCGCGATTTCGGTGAGCCTGCCCTTCTTCTTCTTCGCCGCGATGATGCTGGTGCAGTTCATCGTCGTGCTGAGCTATTTCCCCGAAACCAAGGGCGTTCCGCTCGAGGAGATGGAGCGCCGGCTCGGCGTGGCATTGGAATAG
- a CDS encoding polyprenyl synthetase family protein — protein MVATVTPLHRKSVPSLDPMIQLVAADMNQVNKVILARMQSDVPLIPELAGHLIAGGGKRMRPMLTLACARLLDYPGGRHHKLAAAVEFIHTATLLHDDVVDGSGLRRGRRTANIIWGNPASVLVGDFLFSRAFELMVEDGSLRVLKTLSHASAVIAEGEVNQLTAQRRIETSEERYLDIIGAKTAALFAAACRIAAIVAERDLAIEDALDSYGRNLGIAFQLVDDAIDYASDEATMGKDAGDDFRDGKVTLPVILAHARGSDAERRFWREAMEGHRTSDADLAHATGLLAQTDAIADTLDRARHYGQRAIDALAGVGSGPAKAALVEAVEFAVARAY, from the coding sequence ATGGTCGCCACGGTAACGCCGCTGCATCGCAAGTCTGTGCCCTCGCTCGATCCGATGATCCAGCTGGTCGCGGCCGACATGAACCAGGTCAACAAAGTCATCCTCGCGCGCATGCAATCGGACGTGCCGCTGATTCCCGAGCTGGCAGGTCACCTCATCGCCGGGGGCGGCAAGCGTATGCGGCCGATGCTGACGCTCGCCTGCGCACGGCTGCTCGATTATCCGGGCGGGCGCCACCACAAGCTCGCCGCGGCGGTCGAGTTCATTCACACGGCGACGCTGCTTCATGACGACGTCGTCGACGGCTCCGGCCTGCGGCGTGGGCGACGCACCGCCAACATCATCTGGGGCAATCCGGCGAGCGTGCTGGTCGGCGACTTCCTGTTCAGCCGCGCGTTCGAGCTGATGGTCGAAGACGGGTCGTTGCGTGTGCTCAAGACCTTGTCGCACGCCAGCGCCGTGATCGCCGAGGGCGAGGTCAATCAGCTGACCGCGCAGCGCCGGATCGAGACGAGCGAGGAACGCTATCTCGACATCATCGGCGCGAAGACTGCGGCCTTGTTCGCGGCCGCCTGCCGCATCGCCGCGATCGTGGCCGAGCGCGATCTCGCCATCGAAGATGCGCTCGATTCCTACGGCCGCAATCTCGGCATCGCCTTCCAGCTGGTTGACGATGCAATCGATTATGCGTCGGACGAAGCGACGATGGGTAAGGATGCGGGCGACGATTTCCGTGACGGCAAGGTCACGCTGCCGGTGATCCTGGCCCATGCGCGCGGCTCCGACGCCGAACGACGCTTCTGGCGCGAGGCGATGGAAGGCCACCGCACGTCGGACGCGGATCTCGCCCATGCGACCGGACTGCTCGCGCAGACCGACGCAATCGCCGATACGCTCGACCGCGCGCGCCATTATGGTCAGCGGGCGATCGATGCGCTGGCCGGCGTGGGTTCCGGCCCGGCCAAGGCGGCATTAGTCGAAGCAGTCGAGTTCGCGGTGGCGCGAGCCTATTGA
- a CDS encoding chorismate mutase, which yields MADAQLDEFRQSIDNIDAALIFLLAERFKVTQAVGRYKATAGLPPADPAREAEQIARLRALAQSARLDPDFSEKFLRFVIDEVIRHHERVRDSA from the coding sequence GTGGCCGACGCGCAGCTCGACGAATTTCGCCAGAGCATCGACAATATCGACGCGGCGTTGATCTTCCTGCTCGCCGAGCGGTTCAAGGTCACCCAGGCGGTCGGGCGCTACAAGGCGACCGCCGGCCTGCCCCCGGCCGACCCCGCGCGCGAGGCCGAGCAGATCGCCCGCCTGCGGGCGCTCGCCCAGTCGGCGCGGCTCGACCCGGATTTCTCCGAAAAGTTCCTGCGCTTCGTGATCGACGAGGTCATCCGCCACCACGAACGCGTGCGGGATAGCGCCTGA
- the thyA gene encoding thymidylate synthase: MATRFGLARTDGRAKPHPMHYEQQYLDLLRRVWETGDERRDRTGVGTRSLFGAQMRFDLSDNRVPLLTTKRVAWKTAARELLWFLTGSTNIQPLVADKVHIWTDWPLDRYRRATGATIDREAFEARILGDDAFAAEWGELGPVYGKQWVDWPRYEAADEPGLYKRGAGINQIAALVDSLKNNPASRRHIFTGWNVAELEGMALPPCHMTYQYHVSDGKLSGMLWQRSCDLGLGFAFNVFSASLLIAMLAQQCDLEPGELIWSGGDVHVYLNHQHLVEEQLARTPAGAPRLRLLRKPPSIFDYRIEDFTVIDYAPQAHIAAPVAI; encoded by the coding sequence ATGGCGACGCGGTTCGGGTTGGCGCGCACCGATGGGCGGGCTAAGCCCCATCCCATGCATTACGAGCAGCAATATCTCGACCTGCTGCGTCGCGTCTGGGAAACCGGCGACGAGCGCCGCGACCGTACGGGCGTCGGCACGCGCAGCCTGTTCGGGGCACAGATGCGGTTCGACCTTTCCGACAATCGCGTGCCGTTGCTCACCACCAAGCGGGTCGCGTGGAAGACGGCGGCGCGCGAATTGTTATGGTTTCTCACAGGCTCGACCAACATTCAGCCGCTCGTTGCCGACAAGGTCCATATCTGGACCGATTGGCCGCTCGACCGCTATCGCCGGGCGACCGGCGCGACGATCGATCGCGAGGCATTCGAGGCACGCATCCTTGGCGACGATGCGTTCGCCGCCGAATGGGGCGAGCTTGGCCCGGTCTACGGCAAGCAATGGGTTGATTGGCCGCGTTACGAGGCAGCGGACGAGCCTGGGCTTTACAAGCGCGGCGCGGGCATCAACCAGATCGCGGCGCTGGTCGACAGTCTCAAGAACAACCCCGCCTCACGCCGGCACATATTCACCGGCTGGAATGTCGCGGAGCTGGAGGGGATGGCGCTGCCGCCCTGCCACATGACCTATCAATATCACGTCTCGGACGGGAAATTGTCGGGCATGCTGTGGCAGCGGTCGTGCGACCTTGGCCTCGGCTTCGCCTTCAACGTCTTTTCGGCCTCCTTGCTGATCGCGATGCTCGCCCAGCAATGCGATCTCGAGCCCGGCGAGCTGATCTGGAGCGGCGGCGACGTCCACGTCTACCTGAACCATCAACATCTGGTCGAAGAGCAGCTTGCCCGCACCCCGGCGGGCGCCCCCCGGTTGCGCCTGCTGCGCAAGCCGCCGAGCATATTCGATTATCGGATCGAGGATTTCACCGTGATCGATTACGCGCCCCAGGCTCATATTGCGGCGCCGGTCGCCATATGA
- a CDS encoding DUF3175 domain-containing protein, which produces MAAKKWSQDVTEHSDALNLEGEVFKKDDPKAIAASLKRSAEHSQRRKGTPFQSAMSMLTFYINRAGDGLDAKQRKVLENAKDELREAFGRKPARSRAS; this is translated from the coding sequence ATGGCGGCGAAGAAATGGTCGCAGGATGTGACCGAGCATAGCGATGCGCTCAACCTCGAAGGCGAGGTCTTCAAGAAGGACGATCCGAAGGCGATCGCGGCCTCGCTCAAACGCTCGGCCGAGCACAGCCAGCGCCGCAAGGGCACACCCTTTCAGTCGGCGATGTCGATGCTCACCTTCTACATCAACCGTGCCGGCGACGGGCTGGATGCCAAGCAGCGTAAGGTGCTGGAAAATGCCAAGGATGAGCTGCGTGAGGCCTTCGGGCGGAAGCCCGCGCGAAGCCGAGCATCCTGA
- a CDS encoding DUF2721 domain-containing protein — protein sequence MLDDIFQVASLPGLAHTIQLSLAPAFLLNGIGIILGMLTGRLTRIVDRARVVEADFTPRDHPLHAHQVNELRLLDRRMRIVNNAIFLATASAVVLCTVVAMMFVARLAGFSFARTLAVMFATSLLLLIASLVLFLVEVRVAVRAIRIRDELLERS from the coding sequence ATGCTCGACGATATCTTCCAGGTCGCGAGCCTGCCGGGGCTGGCGCATACGATCCAGCTATCGCTGGCCCCGGCATTTCTCCTCAACGGTATCGGCATCATTCTGGGCATGCTGACCGGACGGCTGACGCGCATCGTCGATCGGGCGCGGGTGGTGGAGGCCGATTTCACGCCGCGCGACCATCCGCTGCACGCGCATCAGGTCAATGAATTGCGGCTGCTCGACCGGCGGATGCGGATCGTGAACAATGCCATCTTCTTGGCAACGGCCAGCGCGGTCGTGCTGTGCACCGTGGTGGCGATGATGTTCGTCGCGCGGCTGGCGGGCTTCAGCTTCGCGCGCACGCTGGCGGTGATGTTCGCCACCTCGCTGTTGCTGCTGATCGCGAGCCTGGTCCTGTTCCTGGTCGAGGTCCGCGTCGCGGTGCGCGCGATCCGCATCCGGGACGAGCTGCTGGAACGGAGCTGA
- a CDS encoding LL-diaminopimelate aminotransferase, whose translation MTEDFYRIRRLPPYVFAEVNAMKAAARAAGEDIIDLGMGNPDGAPAPHVIDKLCEVARNPNAHGYSASSGIPGLKKAQAGYYARRFGVELDPAKEVVVTLGSKEGLANLAQAITAPGDVVLAPNPSYPIHTFGFIIAGAAIRSIPAAPGPDFFKRLEYAMAYTVPKPSVLVIGYPSNPTAYVADLAFYEQVVAFAKEHKLWVLSDLAYAEIYFGDTPTPSILQVPGAVDVAIEFTSMSKTYSMAGWRIGFAVGNRQLIGALTRVKSYLDYGAFTPIQAAAVAALNGPQDIVVANRQLYKSRRDVMVESFGRAGWDIPSPEASMFAWAPIPPALRHLGALEFSKQLLTHANVAVAPGVGFGEEGEGYVRLALVENEHRIRQAARNVKKYLASMGVNAAARAG comes from the coding sequence ATGACCGAGGATTTCTACCGCATCCGCCGTTTGCCCCCTTACGTGTTCGCCGAAGTGAACGCGATGAAGGCGGCGGCGCGCGCGGCGGGCGAGGACATCATCGATCTCGGCATGGGCAATCCCGACGGCGCACCGGCGCCGCACGTGATCGACAAATTGTGCGAGGTCGCGCGCAACCCCAATGCGCATGGCTATTCGGCCTCGTCGGGCATTCCCGGCCTGAAGAAGGCGCAAGCCGGCTATTATGCGCGCCGCTTCGGGGTCGAGCTGGATCCGGCGAAGGAAGTTGTGGTGACGTTGGGCTCGAAGGAGGGCCTCGCCAACCTCGCCCAGGCGATCACCGCGCCGGGCGACGTCGTGCTCGCGCCCAACCCATCCTATCCGATCCACACGTTCGGCTTCATCATCGCGGGCGCGGCGATCCGTTCGATTCCGGCCGCGCCTGGCCCTGATTTCTTCAAGCGGCTGGAATATGCCATGGCCTATACGGTGCCGAAGCCGTCGGTGCTGGTGATCGGCTATCCGTCCAATCCGACCGCTTATGTCGCCGATCTCGCTTTCTACGAGCAGGTCGTCGCCTTCGCGAAAGAGCACAAACTCTGGGTGCTGAGCGATCTCGCTTATGCCGAGATCTATTTCGGCGACACGCCGACGCCGTCGATCCTGCAGGTGCCGGGCGCAGTGGATGTCGCGATCGAATTCACATCGATGTCGAAAACCTATTCGATGGCGGGCTGGCGGATCGGCTTCGCGGTCGGCAATCGCCAGCTGATCGGCGCGCTGACGCGGGTGAAGTCGTATCTGGATTACGGCGCCTTCACCCCTATCCAGGCGGCGGCGGTGGCGGCGCTCAACGGGCCGCAGGATATCGTCGTGGCCAATCGCCAGCTCTACAAGTCGCGCCGTGACGTGATGGTCGAAAGCTTCGGCCGGGCCGGATGGGATATCCCGTCGCCGGAGGCGTCGATGTTCGCCTGGGCGCCGATCCCGCCCGCGCTCAGGCATCTCGGCGCGCTCGAATTCTCCAAGCAATTGCTGACCCACGCCAATGTCGCTGTCGCCCCCGGCGTCGGCTTCGGCGAGGAAGGCGAGGGCTATGTCCGGCTGGCGCTGGTCGAGAACGAGCATCGCATCCGCCAGGCGGCGCGGAACGTGAAAAAATATCTCGCCAGCATGGGGGTCAATGCCGCGGCACGGGCGGGCTGA
- a CDS encoding PHA/PHB synthase family protein, with translation MAEDANLLDEMAHWTGIAGRMQQLLMEHGASAALKAVDDTAAILGENKKAGSELLETQAAWWKDAMAQWQSMLPVAGDAAATASKDRRFKGARWEEPVFDMIRQSYVAIADQLLKGVDALEGIDPKQKEQLRFATQSFVEAMSPANFALTNPQVLDRIIETRGQNLLTGLERMLADAGAGQMRHVGENAFEVGKTIATTPGKVIKETPLYQLIHYAPTTPKVQATPLLIFPPWINRFYILDLSPEKSFVKWALDQGLSVFMVSWKSADAGMATTTMDDYVLRGQRDAIDTIRELLDVPSVHVVGYCVAGTALSMLLAWLAAKGEADKVATATFFTAQVDFSEAGDLKLFVDDAQLALIESLAPEGFLDGRYMGATFNLLRGRDLIWNYVVNNYLLADDYKPFDLLHWNSDVTNLPADWHRRYLADFYRDNKLVKGELTVDDIPIDLSSIETPVYVQAGREDHIAPPESVWKLTHHFSGPLRFVLAGSGHIAGVVNPPAAGKYQYWINDAKVATLPEFVAGATEHKGSWWPDWLSWINGRSGGEVPAKGARIPGKGKLKAIEDAPGRYVLTR, from the coding sequence ATGGCCGAAGACGCTAACCTGCTGGATGAAATGGCGCATTGGACCGGCATTGCCGGACGCATGCAGCAATTGCTGATGGAGCATGGCGCGTCCGCCGCGCTCAAGGCGGTGGACGATACCGCCGCCATCCTCGGCGAGAATAAGAAAGCCGGCAGCGAGTTGCTAGAGACGCAGGCGGCGTGGTGGAAGGACGCCATGGCGCAGTGGCAGTCGATGTTGCCGGTCGCGGGCGATGCGGCGGCCACGGCGAGCAAAGACCGGCGCTTCAAGGGCGCGCGCTGGGAAGAACCGGTCTTCGACATGATCCGCCAGAGCTATGTCGCGATCGCCGATCAGCTGCTCAAGGGCGTGGATGCGCTCGAGGGGATCGATCCCAAGCAGAAGGAGCAGCTTCGCTTCGCCACGCAGAGCTTCGTCGAGGCGATGAGCCCGGCCAATTTCGCGCTGACCAACCCGCAGGTGCTGGACCGCATCATCGAAACCCGCGGCCAGAATCTGCTGACCGGGCTGGAGCGCATGCTGGCGGATGCCGGCGCCGGCCAGATGCGCCATGTCGGCGAGAATGCGTTCGAAGTCGGCAAGACGATCGCGACCACGCCCGGCAAGGTGATCAAGGAGACCCCGCTCTACCAGCTGATCCACTATGCGCCGACCACCCCCAAGGTGCAGGCGACGCCGCTTTTGATCTTCCCGCCGTGGATAAACCGCTTCTACATTCTCGATCTCTCGCCCGAGAAGAGCTTCGTGAAGTGGGCGCTCGACCAGGGCCTGTCGGTGTTCATGGTTTCCTGGAAGTCGGCCGACGCCGGCATGGCGACGACGACGATGGACGATTATGTGCTGCGCGGGCAGCGCGACGCGATCGATACGATCCGGGAGCTGCTCGACGTGCCGAGCGTGCATGTCGTAGGCTATTGCGTCGCCGGCACCGCGCTTTCGATGCTGCTCGCCTGGCTCGCCGCCAAGGGCGAGGCGGACAAGGTCGCCACTGCGACCTTCTTCACCGCCCAGGTCGATTTCAGCGAGGCCGGCGATCTCAAATTGTTCGTCGACGACGCCCAACTCGCGCTGATCGAGAGCCTGGCGCCCGAGGGCTTCCTCGACGGCCGCTATATGGGGGCGACCTTCAACCTGTTGCGCGGGCGCGACCTGATCTGGAATTATGTCGTCAACAATTACCTGCTGGCTGACGACTACAAGCCGTTCGACCTGCTGCACTGGAACAGCGACGTCACCAACCTTCCGGCCGACTGGCATCGCCGGTACCTCGCCGATTTCTACCGCGACAATAAGCTGGTGAAGGGCGAGCTGACCGTCGACGATATCCCGATCGACCTCTCGTCGATCGAGACGCCGGTCTATGTCCAGGCCGGCCGCGAGGATCATATCGCGCCGCCCGAAAGCGTGTGGAAACTGACCCATCATTTTTCGGGCCCGCTGCGGTTCGTGCTGGCCGGGTCCGGCCATATCGCCGGCGTGGTCAACCCGCCGGCGGCCGGCAAATATCAATATTGGATCAACGACGCCAAAGTCGCGACCCTGCCCGAATTCGTCGCCGGCGCGACCGAGCATAAGGGCAGCTGGTGGCCGGACTGGCTTTCCTGGATCAACGGACGGTCAGGCGGCGAAGTCCCTGCCAAGGGCGCGCGCATCCCCGGCAAGGGCAAGCTCAAGGCGATCGAGGACGCCCCCGGCCGCTACGTGCTGACGCGCTGA
- a CDS encoding neutral zinc metallopeptidase produces the protein MRLDDYRQSDNVGDQRGQSFGGLGGGGGGLGMILALVGSRFGIGGVIVVVLGAMLFGFNPFGGGGSGVVSPQQQTEVGHNVATKACNVDAASSFSCKVLASAEDVWAPIFQQSGQRLTPAALIFYGGQGSSGCGAAQSAMGPFYCPTDKRIYLDTGFFNELQTRFGASGDFAQAYVIAHEFGHHIQDQLGTLGSVHDRQQAAGEAQANALQVRVELQADCYAGVYAANAKTPQGQPVMEPGDVEEGLKAASAIGDDTLQRSAGRTPVPDSFTHGTSAERVAWLRRGLESGDPGKCDTFSGSIG, from the coding sequence ATGCGGCTCGACGATTACCGGCAAAGCGACAATGTTGGCGATCAGCGCGGGCAGAGCTTCGGCGGCCTGGGTGGAGGCGGCGGCGGTCTCGGGATGATCCTGGCATTGGTCGGCAGCCGTTTCGGTATCGGCGGCGTGATCGTCGTTGTGCTGGGGGCGATGCTGTTCGGCTTCAATCCGTTCGGGGGCGGCGGCAGCGGTGTCGTCAGTCCGCAACAGCAGACCGAGGTCGGCCACAACGTCGCGACCAAGGCCTGCAACGTCGATGCCGCATCGTCCTTTTCGTGCAAGGTGCTGGCGTCCGCGGAGGATGTCTGGGCGCCGATATTCCAACAGAGTGGCCAGCGCCTGACGCCCGCCGCCCTGATTTTCTATGGCGGACAGGGCAGCTCCGGCTGCGGCGCCGCCCAGTCGGCGATGGGCCCCTTCTATTGCCCGACCGACAAACGCATCTACCTCGATACCGGCTTCTTCAACGAGCTGCAGACGCGCTTCGGCGCGTCGGGCGATTTTGCCCAGGCTTATGTGATCGCGCATGAATTCGGGCACCACATCCAGGATCAACTGGGTACGCTCGGCAGCGTGCATGACCGCCAGCAGGCGGCGGGCGAGGCGCAGGCCAATGCGTTGCAGGTCAGGGTCGAGCTCCAGGCCGATTGTTATGCAGGCGTCTATGCCGCCAATGCGAAGACGCCGCAGGGTCAGCCGGTCATGGAACCGGGCGACGTGGAGGAAGGGCTGAAGGCAGCCAGTGCGATCGGCGACGACACGCTGCAACGGTCCGCCGGGCGGACGCCGGTTCCGGACAGCTTCACCCACGGCACGTCTGCCGAACGTGTCGCCTGGCTGAGGCGCGGCCTGGAGAGCGGCGATCCGGGCAAGTGCGATACGTTCAGCGGATCGATCGGCTAG
- a CDS encoding mannose-1-phosphate guanylyltransferase/mannose-6-phosphate isomerase, translating into MSLITPVILSGGSGTRLWPLSRTGKPKQLLSLTSDETMLQLTAERAPSSEGYAPPVVVANAAHAAMIEEQLGAIGIDDALLILEPAGRNTAPAIAAAALALDRDAIMLVMPSDHVIRDVPAFRAAIAAAKPLVEQGWLITFGITPDGPETGYGYIQRGDELVPGVARVHHFVEKPDRATAEQYLAEGNYSWNGGIFLFGAGAYLDALGKHAPAILAAVERAMQSAEREGDRLYPNPHDFAASPSQAIDYAVMEKADRVAVVPVEMGWSDVGSWDALHAISDMDDAGNAQHGEVFAIDTQRCLIRSEGPVVAAVGVSDLIVIATPDAVLIMPRGESQEVKRAIAALQKDGHITLDRAV; encoded by the coding sequence ATGAGTCTGATTACGCCCGTCATCCTGTCCGGAGGGTCCGGCACGCGGTTGTGGCCGCTGTCCCGCACGGGCAAGCCCAAGCAATTGCTGAGCCTCACCTCGGATGAGACGATGCTGCAGCTGACGGCGGAGCGGGCGCCGTCATCGGAGGGCTATGCGCCGCCGGTGGTGGTCGCCAACGCTGCCCACGCGGCCATGATCGAGGAGCAGCTCGGCGCGATCGGCATCGACGACGCCTTGCTGATCCTCGAGCCGGCCGGGCGCAACACCGCGCCCGCGATCGCCGCGGCCGCGCTGGCGCTGGACCGCGATGCGATAATGCTGGTCATGCCGAGCGATCATGTGATCCGCGACGTGCCGGCTTTCCGCGCGGCGATCGCGGCCGCGAAGCCGCTGGTCGAGCAAGGCTGGCTGATCACTTTCGGAATCACGCCCGACGGTCCGGAGACCGGCTATGGCTATATCCAGCGTGGCGACGAACTCGTGCCCGGCGTCGCCCGCGTTCATCATTTCGTCGAGAAGCCGGATCGCGCCACCGCCGAGCAATATCTGGCGGAAGGCAATTACAGCTGGAACGGCGGCATCTTCCTCTTCGGAGCGGGCGCTTATCTCGATGCGCTCGGCAAGCATGCGCCGGCCATCCTCGCCGCGGTCGAGCGTGCGATGCAGAGCGCGGAACGGGAAGGCGATCGCCTGTATCCCAACCCGCATGACTTTGCCGCCTCGCCCAGCCAGGCGATCGATTATGCGGTGATGGAGAAAGCTGACCGGGTTGCCGTCGTGCCGGTCGAGATGGGCTGGTCCGATGTCGGTAGCTGGGACGCGCTGCATGCGATTTCCGACATGGACGATGCGGGCAACGCGCAGCATGGCGAAGTGTTCGCCATCGATACGCAGCGCTGCCTGATCCGCAGCGAAGGGCCGGTCGTGGCGGCGGTGGGGGTCAGCGATCTGATCGTGATCGCCACGCCCGACGCGGTGCTGATCATGCCGCGCGGCGAGAGCCAGGAGGTGAAGCGTGCCATCGCCGCGCTGCAGAAGGATGGCCATATCACGCTCGATCGCGCGGTTTGA
- the msrB gene encoding peptide-methionine (R)-S-oxide reductase MsrB, with translation MHVSRRALIGGGTGALAAVLLWPSGGRGAPTHYEYTLTDAQWRKKLSPAAYDVLRHEGTERPFSSPLLKEHRKGIFACAGCGLPNFSSATKFESGTGWPSFWAPLKDAVLTREDGSLGMSRTEVHCRRCGGHLGHVFDDGPKPTGLRYCMDGVALSFTPAKA, from the coding sequence ATGCACGTTTCGAGGAGGGCATTGATCGGAGGCGGCACCGGTGCGCTGGCTGCGGTCCTGCTGTGGCCGTCGGGAGGCCGCGGCGCGCCCACGCATTACGAATATACGCTGACCGACGCGCAATGGCGCAAGAAATTGTCGCCCGCCGCCTATGACGTGCTGCGCCACGAAGGGACCGAGCGGCCGTTCAGCAGCCCGCTGCTCAAGGAGCATCGCAAGGGTATTTTTGCCTGCGCCGGATGCGGGCTCCCGAACTTCTCCTCGGCGACCAAGTTCGAGAGCGGGACCGGCTGGCCGAGCTTCTGGGCGCCGCTCAAGGATGCCGTGCTGACACGCGAGGACGGCTCGCTCGGCATGTCGCGTACCGAAGTCCATTGCCGCCGCTGCGGCGGCCATCTCGGCCACGTCTTCGACGATGGCCCCAAGCCGACCGGCTTGCGCTATTGCATGGACGGCGTAGCGCTTAGTTTCACTCCAGCGAAAGCCTGA